The Methanobacterium formicicum DSM 3637 nucleotide sequence GAGCCCAAGTATATGTGGAAATCTAAAAATATAAATATTGCGGGTTCATCTGTTTTTTCTATATATTCAAGTGCTTTTAGAGGAGATTTAGTATCACTACTCACATTTTTACCATTTTTGGTAAGTCCAGTTGTGAGTTTCCATATATAAACAGTTCTGGAAGTCTTAATCAGATTGGGATCCTTTGAAATAGTATTAATAACTGATAAAACACGATCTTCTTCCCAAGTAGGAATGTAGATATATGGAAATCTAGCTTTTAATAAGTTAGAAAGCAAAGATTTAAATTCAAGCTCATCCGCCATAGTTACCTCCCCGCCATTAAGATATTGTTATGATTACATTATGATTAATAATTAAACAATTTTATATAGTAAAGATATACTTTTAAATGTAACGAGATTGTTCTTTAGACTATTCACATCTAGAGAAGTAGGGTAATCATTAGATGATTTTTTTCAATTCATCTAATTTTTTAGATATATTAACAATCTCTTTTAGATACATTAACAATCTCCAGCTTATCTGGCAGTATAGGAGAGAATAATAAAGGTTAAGCGGATATTATGAGATATAAAGAATCTATCTAAGAAAACATTGCCCGAAATGTGGAACTACGAACAGTTATAGTGCACGTTTCTGCTATAAGTGTGTGAAGATTAGATAAATATTCTGAAAGTAAAACGAAGGTTACCTCACTTGATAGTGGTGGATGAATATTTTAGGTTATTTTCTGTAAATTGAACCCTATTAATCACTATTTTCCTCGTTATTTAATATTCAGATTTTAAAATAGGAGATTTAAATTAGGATTGGTTTTATATTAATTACAGATTCTTTGGTTATTCTCACCTGTTTGAGCAAAAGAATGTGATCAATCATTGATTTATTATATGTTTAGCCAATCTCTTGGCCAGTGCCAGAATAGTAAGAACAGGGGGCGCACCCGGTGCCCTGGGAAAAACACTGGCATCGCACACGTAGAGACCTTCAATTTCTGTTTCCAAATCTTTATCCACTACCTCTCCCACTGCAGCTGTTCCACCGGGATGAGCACCTCGGGCTGGGGTGGAAACCAGCGTATCCGGGTCAACACCAGCTTCTGTGAGGATGGCTCCTGCAGTAGCACATCCTTCAGCCAGAAGCCCAACATCATTGGCTGTGCTCTGTTTAAACACACAATTTTCATCCACTCGTCCGGAAGATTCATCCGGTATCTTAACCATCATTCCCAGTATATCCTTTTCCTGGATGCGGTTTTGACCAATCCGGGGTATCAATAAACTGGAGTAATGTGGTGCCAGTATAAAGCCCTCCTTTTTCAGGAGACTATTCATGGACACCTCTTTATAGAATCCAATATCGGGCAGTGCCCCGCCTACTGTAACAAAGGTATCTACAAAGAGTTTTTCACCGGCCACCAAACCTGCGGATCTCAGCAATCCCGGTGTCTGGATGGCACCAGAACACAATATGACCATATCTGCATTATATTCATTTTTAAGTCCATTTTCAGGGTTATATGTTTTGACACCTTTAACCCGTCCATTTGTAGTTGTAACCCCAGTTACAGTGGTGTTTTCAATAATCTGTACACCCTGTGCTAGTGCGTCGTCCAGAAATTTGAGAGAACTCCACTTGGCATCCCGTGG carries:
- a CDS encoding GMC family oxidoreductase N-terminal domain-containing protein, with the protein product MKNVIVVGSGAGGATVARELALKGVSVTLIEMGKRVTTDIAFQCYDNLDIGVELLKTSCLGGTTLVTAGNAVRTCQEDFKQMGIDLSSEFKETEDELNVGPLPDTHFGEGTLKIMEAASSLGLVMEKMPKSIDPKKCIPCGKCAFGCPRDAKWSSLKFLDDALAQGVQIIENTTVTGVTTTNGRVKGVKTYNPENGLKNEYNADMVILCSGAIQTPGLLRSAGLVAGEKLFVDTFVTVGGALPDIGFYKEVSMNSLLKKEGFILAPHYSSLLIPRIGQNRIQEKDILGMMVKIPDESSGRVDENCVFKQSTANDVGLLAEGCATAGAILTEAGVDPDTLVSTPARGAHPGGTAAVGEVVDKDLETEIEGLYVCDASVFPRAPGAPPVLTILALAKRLAKHIINQ